One genomic region from Haloprofundus salinisoli encodes:
- a CDS encoding DNA topoisomerase VI subunit B → MTSFQSTLGDEAGIADELAQNQRSISIAEFFEKNKHMLGFDSGARGLVTAVKEAVDNALDATEEAEIAPDIYVEIAEAGDYYRLVVEDNGPGITKEQVPKVFGKLLYGSRFHAREQSRGQQGIGISAAVLYSQLTSGKPAKITSRTQGSADAQYFELVVDTDKNDPEIRESRETSWDRPHGTRIELEMEANMRARQQLHDYIKHTAVVNPHARFELREPGLDAPLKFERATDQLPAKTEEIRPHPHGVELGTLLKMLGATDSYSISGFLQEEFTRVGQKTATKVLDNFRDNHYGREMSWPAVADADDLEAAIADAVSRKGPDATAQFAGGVADVLTSRERTSHHELADIVANVAETVQEETGKTFGETVRENAVDAAWAELTRHEETDEGTESALVPSIHAAVDSATSTQKDDATVHGLAERLARKFAALDDGRHRLPRKELRALVDDAADATVEYDDAAFGETARENVTDALWNSMRTVPDDAPPVREVADDRDAASDLLEAMRVTDILAPPTECLSPITAELVEAGLRKEYDADFYAAATRDAEVHGGDPFIVEAGIAYGGELAAEGSVDLLRFANRVPLVYQRGACATTDVVKQIGWRNYGLDQPGGSGMPNGPAVIMVHVASTNVPFTSESKDALANIPAIEDEIELAIREAARELKSYLKKRRSMQQRRQKQNVLGTILPEMADKVAEVTGRERPNIDGAMARIMNNVSVERRLDGDEVTLTVRNYSDRSEELDITDIVSIEPQGLNGEANVVDLDGEWFVQWKPAVPSGETATLTYTVGADATFDIDVDGVETERLTVNA, encoded by the coding sequence ATGACCTCGTTTCAGTCGACACTCGGCGACGAGGCGGGAATCGCCGACGAGCTGGCGCAGAACCAGCGGTCGATCTCCATCGCCGAGTTCTTCGAGAAGAACAAACACATGCTCGGCTTCGACAGCGGGGCCAGAGGGCTCGTCACTGCGGTCAAGGAGGCCGTCGACAACGCCCTCGACGCCACCGAAGAAGCCGAAATCGCTCCCGATATCTACGTCGAAATCGCGGAGGCGGGCGACTACTACCGCCTCGTCGTCGAAGACAATGGGCCGGGTATCACCAAAGAGCAGGTCCCGAAGGTGTTCGGGAAGTTGCTCTACGGCTCTCGCTTTCACGCCCGCGAGCAGTCCCGCGGACAGCAGGGTATCGGTATCTCTGCGGCGGTCCTCTACTCGCAACTGACGAGCGGGAAACCCGCGAAAATCACCTCCAGAACCCAGGGAAGCGCCGACGCGCAGTACTTCGAGCTCGTCGTCGACACCGACAAGAACGACCCCGAGATCCGTGAGTCCCGAGAGACGTCCTGGGACCGCCCCCACGGCACGCGCATCGAACTGGAGATGGAGGCGAACATGCGCGCCCGCCAGCAACTGCACGACTACATCAAGCACACGGCGGTCGTCAACCCCCACGCGCGCTTCGAGCTCCGCGAACCGGGACTCGACGCGCCGCTGAAGTTCGAGCGCGCGACCGACCAGCTCCCCGCCAAGACCGAGGAGATTCGCCCGCACCCCCACGGGGTCGAACTCGGGACGCTGCTCAAGATGCTCGGCGCGACGGACTCGTACTCGATTTCGGGCTTCCTCCAGGAGGAGTTCACCCGCGTCGGCCAGAAGACGGCGACGAAAGTTCTGGATAACTTCCGCGACAACCACTACGGCCGCGAGATGTCGTGGCCCGCCGTCGCCGACGCCGACGACCTCGAAGCCGCCATCGCCGACGCCGTCTCCAGAAAGGGTCCGGACGCGACGGCGCAGTTCGCAGGCGGCGTCGCCGACGTGCTGACCTCCCGCGAGCGGACGAGCCACCACGAACTCGCCGATATCGTCGCCAACGTCGCCGAGACGGTACAGGAGGAGACGGGGAAGACGTTCGGCGAGACGGTGAGAGAGAACGCCGTCGACGCCGCGTGGGCCGAACTGACGCGCCACGAGGAGACCGACGAGGGCACCGAGTCGGCGCTGGTCCCGTCGATACACGCTGCCGTCGACTCGGCGACGAGCACGCAGAAGGACGACGCGACGGTCCACGGCCTCGCCGAACGCCTCGCCCGGAAGTTCGCCGCGCTCGACGACGGCCGACACCGCCTCCCGCGGAAGGAGCTCCGCGCGCTCGTCGACGACGCCGCCGACGCCACCGTCGAGTACGACGACGCGGCGTTCGGCGAGACGGCCCGCGAGAACGTCACAGACGCGCTTTGGAACTCGATGCGGACGGTTCCCGACGACGCGCCCCCGGTGCGCGAGGTGGCGGACGACCGCGACGCCGCGAGCGACCTGCTCGAAGCGATGCGCGTCACCGACATCCTCGCGCCGCCGACGGAGTGTCTCTCGCCCATCACCGCTGAACTGGTCGAGGCGGGGCTCCGAAAGGAGTACGACGCCGACTTCTACGCGGCGGCGACCCGCGACGCGGAGGTCCACGGCGGCGACCCGTTCATCGTCGAAGCCGGCATTGCCTACGGCGGCGAACTCGCCGCCGAGGGGAGCGTCGACCTGCTTCGGTTCGCCAACCGCGTCCCGCTGGTCTACCAACGCGGCGCGTGTGCGACGACCGACGTGGTCAAGCAGATCGGCTGGCGAAACTACGGACTGGACCAACCCGGCGGCAGCGGGATGCCGAACGGCCCCGCGGTCATCATGGTCCACGTCGCGTCGACGAACGTCCCGTTCACGAGCGAGTCGAAGGACGCGCTGGCGAACATCCCGGCCATCGAAGACGAGATCGAGCTCGCCATCCGCGAGGCCGCCCGCGAGCTGAAATCCTACCTGAAGAAACGGCGCTCGATGCAGCAGCGCCGCCAGAAGCAGAACGTCCTCGGGACGATTCTCCCCGAGATGGCCGACAAGGTGGCAGAGGTGACGGGACGAGAACGTCCGAACATCGACGGCGCGATGGCCCGCATCATGAACAACGTGAGCGTCGAACGCCGTCTCGACGGCGACGAAGTGACGCTCACCGTCCGAAACTACTCGGACCGAAGCGAGGAGTTGGACATCACGGACATCGTCTCGATCGAACCGCAGGGTCTCAACGGCGAGGCGAACGTCGTCGACTTGGACGGCGAGTGGTTCGTGCAGTGGAAGCCCGCGGTTCCGTCGGGCGAGACGGCGACGCTGACCTACACGGTCGGCGCGGACGCAACGTTCGACATCGACGTCGACGGTGTCGAGACGGAACGACTCACGGTGAACGCCTGA
- a CDS encoding DNA topoisomerase IV subunit A, translated as MSSNTEIQDEKARERLIDLAAEFYDQFAGGQIPEMQLPTRTKSNIEYDEDSHVWVYGDRTSTRSANSVRGARKLLKAIYTIDFLSQQLAEDRSSTLRELYYLSESWDSEEAGFNDQDESNQLVEDLEIVSKVTREDFHMRPEESGATLMGPLRIREQTRRGEREIHCQEDVGEGGYQIPNNPDTIEFLDHDIEFVLCVETGGMRDRLVENGFDEDHGAMVVHLKGQPARATRRITKRLHDELDLPVVVFTDGDPWSYRIYGSVAYGSIKSAHLSEYLATPEAKFVGIQPQDIVDYDLPTDPLSDSDVNALESELDDPRFQTEYWTEQIELQLDIGKKAEQQALASRGLDFVTDTYLPERLGEMGIF; from the coding sequence ATGAGTTCGAACACGGAGATACAAGACGAGAAAGCCCGCGAGCGTCTCATCGACCTCGCGGCGGAGTTCTACGACCAGTTCGCCGGCGGGCAGATTCCGGAGATGCAACTGCCCACCCGGACGAAGAGCAACATTGAGTACGACGAGGACAGCCACGTCTGGGTGTACGGCGACCGGACGAGCACTCGCAGCGCCAACAGCGTTCGCGGCGCGCGGAAACTGCTCAAAGCCATCTACACCATCGACTTCCTCTCCCAGCAGTTAGCGGAGGACCGCTCCTCGACGCTGCGTGAGTTGTACTACCTCTCGGAGTCGTGGGACTCCGAGGAGGCGGGCTTCAACGACCAGGACGAGTCGAATCAGCTGGTCGAAGACCTCGAAATCGTCTCGAAGGTCACCCGCGAGGACTTCCACATGCGCCCCGAGGAGTCGGGGGCGACGCTGATGGGACCGCTGCGCATCCGCGAGCAGACGCGAAGAGGCGAGCGCGAGATTCACTGTCAGGAGGACGTCGGTGAAGGTGGGTATCAGATTCCGAACAACCCCGACACCATCGAGTTCCTCGACCACGACATCGAGTTCGTCCTCTGCGTGGAGACCGGCGGGATGCGCGACCGACTCGTCGAAAACGGCTTCGACGAGGACCACGGCGCGATGGTCGTCCACCTGAAGGGTCAACCCGCCCGCGCGACCCGCCGCATCACGAAGCGCCTCCACGACGAACTCGATCTGCCCGTCGTGGTGTTCACTGACGGCGACCCCTGGTCGTACCGCATCTACGGCTCCGTCGCCTACGGCTCCATCAAGTCCGCGCATCTCTCGGAGTATCTGGCGACGCCCGAGGCGAAGTTCGTCGGCATTCAACCGCAGGACATCGTCGACTACGATCTGCCGACGGACCCGCTGTCGGACTCCGACGTCAACGCACTCGAGAGCGAGTTGGACGACCCGCGGTTCCAGACGGAGTACTGGACCGAGCAGATAGAGCTCCAACTCGACATCGGCAAGAAGGCCGAACAGCAGGCGCTCGCCTCTCGGGGTCTGGACTTCGTCACCGACACCTACCTTCCCGAGCGAC